The Halobellus sp. MBLA0158 genome has a window encoding:
- a CDS encoding cupin domain-containing protein: MAQQEPEELLEMSSDTWDILEEHNLQPLWEIEDDMGNALEDPEAEIWRWEDMQEAIDAIERDVPISELPPGFQRRVAVPINTAHAISNTIYVGVQTVSPGETAPSHRHGANALRFTIDGHEDMKTVVAGEEFPMKDNDLITTPQWEWHDHVNESDETAAWLDVLDLPLVLDSLNAKNTFEYHELERQPVTKSQGYWASQYGRGRAQEDLQGDDIPGPFDGIREPTPPYRFQWANMVESLEQRADNNDPNPHDGYSLSYVNPATGEPPLFPTMSFRAQLMQEDTDPHFHNMTEVFFVIEGEGITHVGDEALEWSKWDTFIVPPDEIHHHEPHGEATLLAITDRPVFEAFNLYAEAEPSS; this comes from the coding sequence ATGGCACAGCAAGAGCCAGAGGAACTCCTAGAGATGAGTTCCGACACCTGGGACATTCTCGAGGAGCACAACCTCCAGCCGCTGTGGGAGATCGAGGACGATATGGGGAACGCCCTCGAGGATCCCGAGGCGGAGATCTGGCGGTGGGAGGATATGCAGGAGGCCATCGACGCCATCGAGCGCGACGTGCCGATCTCGGAGCTACCGCCGGGGTTCCAGCGTCGGGTCGCCGTCCCGATCAACACCGCCCACGCGATCTCGAACACGATCTACGTGGGCGTCCAGACCGTCTCGCCCGGCGAGACGGCCCCCTCGCACCGACACGGCGCCAACGCGCTGCGCTTCACGATCGACGGCCACGAGGACATGAAGACGGTCGTCGCGGGCGAGGAGTTCCCGATGAAGGACAACGACCTCATCACCACCCCGCAGTGGGAGTGGCACGACCACGTCAACGAGAGCGACGAGACCGCGGCGTGGCTCGACGTCCTGGACCTCCCGCTCGTGCTGGACTCGCTCAACGCCAAGAACACCTTCGAGTACCACGAGCTCGAACGCCAGCCCGTCACCAAGAGCCAGGGCTACTGGGCCTCCCAGTACGGCCGCGGTCGCGCTCAGGAGGATCTCCAGGGCGACGACATCCCCGGGCCGTTCGACGGCATCCGCGAGCCGACCCCGCCGTACCGCTTCCAGTGGGCGAATATGGTGGAGTCGCTCGAACAGCGCGCCGACAACAACGATCCGAACCCCCACGACGGCTACAGCCTCTCGTATGTCAACCCCGCGACGGGCGAGCCGCCGCTGTTCCCGACGATGTCCTTCCGCGCCCAGCTGATGCAGGAGGACACCGATCCCCACTTCCACAACATGACGGAGGTGTTCTTCGTCATCGAGGGCGAGGGCATCACCCACGTCGGCGACGAGGCGCTTGAGTGGAGCAAGTGGGACACCTTCATCGTCCCGCCGGACGAGATCCACCACCACGAGCCCCACGGCGAGGCGACGCTGCTCGCGATCACCGACCGGCCGGTCTTCGAGGCGTTCAACCTCTACGCCGAGGCCGAACCGTCCTCCTGA
- a CDS encoding ABC transporter substrate-binding protein, which translates to MARDDTIPRRTYLKGAGATGTVALAGLAGCTLGGGGDGGGDGGGDSGGDGGGETDTGGATTSGGDADPLTIAATVPETGAFSSLGQDLMRGYELGVERMNQNLDRDVELILRDDESDAQVVREQLQTIVSNNDVNMIWGSFSSLLVTAGSAFAENQNLPFFGVAFAYEAPHRNNNYEWTFAPFPKSRDVARSTLGTLELIPEENRPSNIGIWEPNSGWGEEQADYWEETLSDAGYNVVLREVFEIGSSDFSTLISQSQSAEVEVLLSNPTPPGGITAVNQMQSNNWSPQMLKFVRAADPTAWWSALGQKGAYALMCPGWVPGLTGNGNAALRESYNATYENDSQYLPVIVGGAYNLTQTAEQAVSAAGSVAPDAVRNALLDTEFETVIGNFTFEDNGLPTEGELTSPVGQWWDGVQRLAYPDTDSERALDFRFPIPPWSER; encoded by the coding sequence ATGGCTCGTGATGACACAATTCCGCGACGGACGTATCTCAAAGGGGCCGGAGCGACCGGCACAGTCGCACTCGCCGGACTCGCCGGGTGTACGCTCGGCGGCGGCGGTGACGGCGGGGGCGACGGCGGCGGCGACTCCGGCGGCGACGGCGGCGGCGAAACCGACACCGGCGGGGCCACCACGAGCGGTGGCGACGCCGATCCGCTGACGATCGCCGCGACCGTCCCTGAGACGGGCGCGTTCTCCTCGCTCGGGCAGGATCTGATGCGCGGCTACGAACTCGGCGTCGAGCGGATGAACCAGAACCTCGACCGCGACGTCGAGCTCATCCTCCGCGACGACGAGAGCGACGCGCAGGTCGTCCGCGAACAGCTCCAGACGATCGTCTCGAACAACGACGTGAACATGATCTGGGGGAGCTTCTCCAGCCTGCTCGTCACCGCGGGCAGCGCGTTCGCCGAGAATCAGAACCTCCCGTTCTTCGGCGTCGCGTTCGCGTACGAAGCTCCGCACCGGAACAACAACTACGAGTGGACGTTCGCGCCGTTCCCGAAGTCCCGGGACGTCGCCCGCTCGACGCTGGGGACGCTGGAGCTGATCCCCGAGGAGAACCGCCCGTCGAACATCGGCATCTGGGAGCCCAACTCCGGGTGGGGCGAAGAGCAGGCCGACTACTGGGAGGAGACGCTCTCGGATGCCGGTTACAACGTCGTGCTTCGGGAGGTCTTCGAGATCGGCTCCTCGGACTTCTCGACGCTCATCTCGCAGTCCCAGAGCGCGGAGGTCGAGGTGCTGCTCTCGAACCCGACCCCGCCGGGCGGCATCACGGCCGTCAATCAGATGCAGTCGAACAACTGGTCCCCGCAGATGCTGAAGTTCGTCCGCGCGGCCGACCCGACCGCCTGGTGGTCGGCTCTGGGCCAGAAGGGCGCCTACGCGCTGATGTGTCCCGGCTGGGTGCCGGGCCTGACCGGCAACGGCAACGCGGCGCTCCGCGAGTCGTACAACGCGACGTACGAAAACGACAGCCAGTACCTGCCGGTCATCGTCGGCGGGGCGTACAATCTGACGCAGACGGCCGAACAGGCCGTCTCCGCCGCCGGCTCTGTCGCCCCCGACGCGGTCCGCAACGCGCTCTTGGACACGGAGTTCGAGACGGTCATCGGCAACTTCACCTTCGAGGACAACGGGCTCCCCACCGAAGGCGAGCTGACCTCTCCGGTCGGCCAGTGGTGGGACGGCGTCCAGCGGCTCGCGTACCCCGACACGGACTCCGAGCGCGCGCTGGACTTTAGGTTCCCCATCCCGCCGTGGAGCGAGCGATGA
- a CDS encoding branched-chain amino acid ABC transporter permease, which yields MVASDLVVQSVANGLLLGGIYALAALGLSLVFGIMDVVNLAHGHMLMVGAYIAILIFAATGITPLVGMFLAIALMFGFGVLLQKVLLQHVVDEGLEQPIIVLFGLALVLQNVGRILLGGDARTADLGIPGNGFDLGFVFLSLPRTVTFVVSVLLIVATWALLQYTKTGQAIRATAQNRTAAKYMGIDTDRIYVITLGIGTALAGAAGALLSMIFPIDPYVGWSYLLTTFAVVVLGGVGSVLGTLVGGLVIGVSENLGALFLGGGYRNVVSLLIFLGVLLVRPQGLFGSGGGS from the coding sequence ATGGTCGCAAGCGACCTGGTCGTTCAGTCGGTCGCGAACGGCCTCCTGCTCGGGGGCATCTACGCCCTCGCAGCGCTGGGGCTGTCGCTCGTGTTCGGCATTATGGACGTCGTGAACCTCGCGCACGGCCATATGCTGATGGTCGGCGCCTACATCGCGATCCTGATCTTCGCCGCGACCGGCATCACGCCGCTCGTGGGGATGTTCCTCGCGATCGCGCTGATGTTCGGCTTCGGCGTCCTCCTCCAGAAAGTGCTGTTGCAGCACGTCGTCGACGAGGGGCTCGAACAGCCGATCATCGTGCTGTTCGGCCTCGCCTTGGTGCTCCAGAACGTGGGCCGCATCCTGCTCGGCGGCGACGCCCGGACCGCGGACCTGGGCATCCCCGGCAACGGGTTCGACCTCGGGTTCGTGTTCCTGTCGCTGCCGCGGACCGTCACGTTCGTCGTCTCGGTGCTGTTGATCGTGGCCACCTGGGCGCTGCTCCAGTACACGAAGACCGGGCAGGCGATCCGGGCGACCGCGCAGAACCGCACCGCAGCGAAGTACATGGGTATCGACACCGACCGCATCTACGTGATCACGCTCGGGATCGGCACGGCGCTCGCGGGCGCCGCGGGCGCGCTCCTGTCGATGATCTTCCCCATCGACCCCTACGTCGGGTGGTCGTACCTGCTGACGACGTTCGCCGTGGTCGTCCTCGGCGGCGTCGGTAGCGTCCTGGGGACGCTCGTCGGCGGGCTCGTGATCGGCGTCTCGGAGAACCTCGGGGCGCTGTTCCTCGGCGGCGGCTACCGGAACGTCGTGAGCCTGCTGATCTTCCTGGGCGTCCTGCTCGTCAGACCGCAGGGCCTCTTCGGCTCGGGGGGTGGCTCGTGA
- a CDS encoding branched-chain amino acid ABC transporter permease: MNLLKREAGGSLAEDRRVQALGVVAVLALAAVPFTTTDALTGLILTGLVYIMLGVSWDLIAGYAGQISLGHAAFFGMGAFVSAWLTTPGGAGLPPSAQLPLLAAILVGGIAAALIALVIGPIIFRLTGHYFAIGTLALAAVIELVMLDRRDLTGGATGYYINADIGLGEMISHGDMMFLLTLLATVITVAVTYYIVKGPAGLGMKAIHDDEDAASSLGVNPLKYKMYAFVVSSFFAGLAGALYAHHSLYINAQSTLAVTWTVDSLIVVILGGMGTFVGSFFGAALFLLLDNGLSAIVGGLATTVEGILIILFIIFLPSGLYGLIEDNLVEEISGSGADTDVDADAEIAND; this comes from the coding sequence GTGAACCTCCTCAAGCGCGAAGCGGGCGGCTCGCTCGCCGAGGACCGCCGCGTGCAGGCGCTCGGCGTCGTCGCGGTGCTCGCGCTGGCGGCCGTGCCGTTCACCACGACCGACGCGTTGACCGGCCTGATCCTGACGGGACTGGTCTACATTATGCTGGGCGTCTCCTGGGACCTCATCGCCGGGTACGCGGGCCAGATCTCGCTGGGCCACGCCGCGTTCTTCGGGATGGGCGCGTTCGTCTCGGCGTGGCTGACCACGCCGGGCGGCGCGGGGCTTCCCCCCTCCGCCCAGTTGCCGCTGCTGGCGGCGATCCTCGTCGGGGGGATCGCCGCGGCGCTCATCGCGCTGGTGATCGGGCCGATCATCTTCCGGCTGACCGGGCACTACTTCGCGATCGGGACGCTGGCGCTGGCGGCCGTGATCGAGCTGGTGATGCTCGACCGCCGGGACCTGACCGGCGGCGCGACCGGCTACTACATCAACGCGGACATCGGCCTGGGCGAGATGATCTCCCACGGCGATATGATGTTCCTTCTGACGCTGCTGGCGACGGTCATCACCGTGGCGGTCACCTACTACATCGTCAAGGGGCCGGCCGGCCTCGGGATGAAGGCGATCCACGACGACGAGGACGCCGCCAGCAGCCTCGGGGTGAATCCCCTGAAGTACAAGATGTACGCGTTCGTGGTCTCGTCGTTCTTCGCGGGGCTCGCGGGCGCGCTCTACGCGCACCACTCGCTGTACATCAACGCGCAGTCGACGCTGGCGGTGACCTGGACGGTCGACTCGCTCATCGTCGTCATCCTCGGCGGGATGGGCACCTTCGTCGGTTCGTTCTTCGGCGCCGCGCTGTTCCTGCTCTTGGACAACGGCCTCTCGGCCATCGTCGGCGGCCTCGCGACGACGGTCGAGGGGATCCTGATCATCCTCTTCATCATCTTCCTCCCGAGCGGGCTCTACGGCCTCATCGAGGACAATCTGGTCGAGGAGATCTCCGGCTCCGGGGCCGACACCGACGTCGACGCCGACGCCGAGATCGCCAACGACTGA
- a CDS encoding ABC transporter ATP-binding protein — translation MSLLEVDAIDVAYGNVQVLWDVSLEVDEGETVALLGANGAGKTTTLKSICGDLTPMDGAIRYKGEDIGGLPHEEVVAKGVAHVPEGREVFTESTVRENLELGAYIDRSKMQERLQEVYDIFPRLEERKKQRAGTLSGGEQQMLAIGRGLMSDPDLLLLDEASLGLAPVLVDDVFEAIQRINDEGTTVLLVEQDIYNALRVADRGYVIKTGEIALSGTAQELARDERVEESYLGA, via the coding sequence ATGTCACTACTGGAAGTGGACGCCATAGACGTCGCGTACGGGAACGTACAGGTGCTGTGGGACGTGAGCCTCGAAGTCGACGAGGGCGAGACCGTCGCGCTCTTGGGCGCCAACGGCGCCGGCAAGACCACCACGCTGAAATCCATCTGTGGCGACCTCACCCCGATGGACGGGGCGATCCGCTACAAGGGCGAGGACATCGGGGGGCTCCCCCACGAGGAGGTCGTCGCCAAGGGCGTCGCCCACGTCCCCGAAGGCCGCGAGGTCTTCACCGAGAGCACCGTCCGCGAGAACCTCGAACTCGGCGCCTACATCGACCGCAGCAAGATGCAGGAGCGCCTCCAGGAGGTCTACGACATCTTCCCCCGCCTCGAAGAGCGCAAGAAGCAGCGCGCGGGCACCCTCTCCGGCGGCGAACAGCAGATGCTCGCGATCGGCCGCGGCCTGATGAGCGACCCCGACCTCCTCCTCCTGGACGAGGCCAGCCTCGGGCTCGCGCCCGTCCTCGTCGACGACGTCTTCGAGGCCATCCAGCGCATCAACGACGAGGGCACCACCGTCCTGCTGGTCGAACAGGACATCTACAACGCCCTCCGCGTCGCCGACCGCGGCTACGTCATCAAGACCGGCGAAATCGCCCTCTCCGGGACCGCACAGGAGCTCGCCCGCGACGAACGCGTCGAGGAGTCCTACCTCGGCGCCTGA
- a CDS encoding fumarylacetoacetate hydrolase family protein, with protein sequence MRFVRYDGDQLGLLTDDGEGVIDLTDRLGLDGDEPLVEYIEGDYDAAEYEGAEPDHDVDDVEIGSPVGRPGKVIAAPLNYENHIEEAISDKDITTDEWFSIKDKGYFLKAPSSVVGPDHGIELPFEDRRTDHEIELAFVMGEEAKDVSAEEAWDHIFGYTILLDISLRGDQDRSNRKSYDTFTVIGPCVVTADEIDDPQDLQMELQLNGERRQYENTGDMVYTCADVVQYASLGATLEVGDVITTGTPEGVSELHDGDTIDAEIEDVGSMTVDVTGRDVSYADANVQKGGQE encoded by the coding sequence ATGCGCTTCGTCCGCTACGACGGCGACCAGCTCGGACTGCTCACAGACGACGGCGAGGGCGTCATCGACCTCACCGATCGGCTCGGACTCGACGGCGACGAGCCGCTCGTCGAGTACATCGAGGGCGACTACGACGCCGCCGAGTACGAGGGCGCCGAGCCCGACCACGACGTCGACGACGTCGAGATCGGCTCGCCCGTCGGCCGGCCGGGCAAGGTCATCGCCGCGCCGCTGAACTACGAGAACCACATCGAGGAGGCCATCTCCGACAAGGACATCACCACCGACGAGTGGTTCTCGATCAAGGACAAGGGCTACTTCCTGAAGGCACCCTCCAGCGTCGTCGGCCCGGACCACGGCATCGAGCTCCCGTTCGAGGACCGCCGCACCGACCACGAGATCGAACTCGCCTTCGTGATGGGCGAGGAGGCCAAGGACGTCTCCGCCGAGGAGGCGTGGGACCACATCTTCGGCTACACGATCCTGCTCGACATCTCGCTGCGCGGCGACCAGGACCGCTCGAACCGCAAGTCCTACGACACCTTCACCGTCATCGGGCCGTGCGTCGTCACCGCCGACGAAATCGACGACCCCCAGGACCTCCAGATGGAGCTCCAGCTCAACGGCGAGCGCCGCCAGTACGAGAACACCGGCGACATGGTCTACACCTGCGCCGACGTCGTCCAGTACGCCTCCCTCGGCGCGACCCTGGAGGTCGGCGACGTCATCACCACCGGTACGCCCGAGGGCGTCAGCGAACTCCACGACGGCGACACCATCGACGCCGAGATCGAAGACGTCGGCTCGATGACTGTCGACGTCACCGGCCGCGACGTCAGCTACGCCGACGCCAACGTCCAGAAGGGCGGCCAGGAGTAA
- a CDS encoding SDR family oxidoreductase — MTGTESLDGAVCVVAGGGHGLGEAAAHELAAQGARVVVNDLGAAVDGTGSDASVPEAVAAEIRDAGGTAIAHHGDVADFADAEALIDDAVSEFGRVDFVCNFAGILRDGMAHKLSEADWSAVIETNLTGQFAPLRAAAAHWREAAADAGEDGFDRQRSYLAVSGGAARGSLGQANYAAAKAGVLGMVRTVSNELVRSDVRVNALVPNGYTRMTETVPEEHRPYTREEMPPEKVAPLVAYLASEAAEDITGCTLYAGGDRVGVFADPRMEAVGVSPDGWTLDSLAEHFREDVADDVDLSRTETYL; from the coding sequence GTGACCGGAACGGAGTCACTCGACGGCGCGGTCTGCGTCGTCGCGGGCGGCGGACACGGGCTCGGTGAGGCCGCCGCGCACGAGCTTGCCGCACAGGGCGCCCGCGTCGTGGTCAACGACCTCGGCGCGGCCGTCGACGGCACCGGCAGCGACGCGTCCGTCCCCGAGGCCGTCGCAGCGGAGATCCGCGACGCCGGCGGGACGGCGATCGCCCACCACGGCGACGTCGCCGACTTCGCGGACGCCGAGGCGCTGATCGACGATGCGGTCTCGGAGTTCGGCCGCGTCGACTTCGTCTGCAACTTCGCGGGCATCCTCCGCGACGGGATGGCACACAAACTCTCCGAAGCGGACTGGTCGGCGGTGATCGAGACCAACCTCACCGGGCAGTTCGCGCCGCTCCGGGCGGCGGCGGCCCACTGGCGCGAGGCCGCAGCGGACGCCGGTGAGGACGGGTTCGACCGCCAGCGCTCCTACCTCGCGGTCAGCGGCGGGGCGGCCCGCGGGAGCCTCGGTCAGGCCAACTACGCGGCCGCGAAGGCCGGCGTGCTCGGGATGGTCCGCACCGTCTCGAACGAGCTGGTCCGCTCGGACGTCCGGGTCAACGCCCTCGTCCCGAACGGCTACACCCGGATGACCGAGACGGTGCCCGAGGAACACCGCCCCTACACGCGCGAGGAGATGCCGCCCGAGAAGGTGGCGCCGCTCGTCGCCTACCTGGCGAGCGAGGCCGCCGAGGACATCACGGGCTGTACGCTGTATGCGGGCGGCGACCGCGTCGGCGTCTTCGCCGATCCGCGGATGGAGGCGGTCGGCGTCAGCCCCGACGGCTGGACGCTCGACTCGCTGGCCGAGCACTTCCGCGAGGACGTCGCCGACGACGTCGACCTCTCGCGGACCGAGACCTACCTGTAG
- a CDS encoding aldehyde dehydrogenase family protein — MALEGQSPYSIEADWNKLYIGGEWVDSESGESTPVEDPSTREVVTEVPAGTTEDVDAAYEAAVEAQEEWGEQPPAAREEAVQGLIQALEEHKEEIIELNTTEIGGIHGVGETAVQITMDHLAEAATLPRRMKGETAASNIPGKENLVYREPEGVVTVISPWNFPLNLTARALAPAIAAGNSVVLKPATDAPIVGGLLWARLAEEAGIPGGVINVVTGSGSDIGDHLASHPDSDVVAFTGSTEVGQHVAGLAAENLAVPAMELGGNNAHIVTEDADLDEAINSAVFGSFIHQGQVCISINRHVVHESIYDEYVEKLTARAESLPAGSAHGEVVVGPIINESQRDEMLDYVERTVEAGATLETGGETVELDGVDDSLVVKPTVLSDVTNDMAAACNEHFGPIAPVIPFSDVDEAVEIANDTEYGLTGSVHAGDIGTGLQIAKRIDSGNIHVNDQGINDEAHVPFSGTKASGLGGYNSDDFLDEVTEKKWISLQHEPRDYPF, encoded by the coding sequence ATGGCACTCGAAGGCCAGTCTCCATACAGCATCGAGGCGGATTGGAACAAGCTCTATATCGGCGGCGAGTGGGTCGACTCCGAGAGCGGCGAGTCCACACCCGTCGAGGACCCCTCGACCCGCGAGGTCGTAACCGAGGTCCCCGCGGGAACGACCGAGGACGTCGACGCCGCGTACGAGGCGGCCGTCGAGGCCCAAGAGGAGTGGGGCGAGCAGCCGCCCGCCGCGCGCGAGGAGGCCGTCCAGGGGCTCATCCAGGCGCTCGAAGAGCACAAAGAGGAGATCATCGAGCTGAACACGACCGAGATCGGCGGCATCCACGGCGTCGGCGAGACCGCGGTCCAGATCACGATGGACCACCTCGCGGAGGCCGCGACGCTCCCCCGGCGGATGAAGGGCGAGACCGCCGCCTCCAACATCCCCGGCAAGGAGAACCTCGTCTATCGCGAGCCCGAGGGCGTCGTCACGGTCATCTCGCCGTGGAACTTCCCGCTGAACCTCACCGCGCGCGCGCTCGCGCCGGCCATCGCGGCGGGTAACTCGGTCGTCCTCAAGCCCGCGACCGACGCGCCGATCGTCGGCGGCCTGCTCTGGGCCCGCCTGGCCGAGGAGGCCGGCATCCCCGGCGGCGTGATCAACGTCGTCACCGGCTCCGGCTCGGACATCGGCGACCACCTCGCGAGCCACCCCGACAGCGACGTCGTCGCCTTCACCGGCTCGACCGAGGTCGGCCAGCACGTCGCGGGCCTCGCCGCGGAGAACCTCGCCGTGCCGGCGATGGAGCTCGGCGGCAACAACGCCCACATCGTCACCGAGGACGCCGACCTCGACGAGGCGATCAACTCCGCGGTGTTCGGCTCCTTCATCCACCAGGGGCAGGTCTGCATCTCGATCAACCGCCACGTCGTCCACGAGTCGATCTACGACGAGTACGTCGAGAAGCTGACGGCGCGCGCCGAGTCGCTCCCGGCCGGAAGCGCCCACGGCGAGGTCGTGGTCGGACCGATCATCAACGAGTCCCAGCGCGACGAGATGCTCGACTACGTCGAGCGCACGGTCGAGGCCGGCGCGACCCTGGAGACCGGCGGCGAGACCGTCGAACTCGACGGCGTCGACGACTCGCTGGTCGTCAAGCCCACGGTCCTCTCGGACGTCACGAACGATATGGCCGCCGCGTGCAACGAGCACTTCGGCCCGATCGCGCCCGTGATCCCGTTCTCGGACGTCGACGAGGCGGTCGAGATCGCCAACGACACCGAGTACGGCCTGACGGGATCGGTCCACGCCGGCGACATCGGCACCGGGCTCCAGATCGCAAAGCGGATCGACTCCGGCAACATCCACGTCAACGACCAGGGCATCAACGACGAGGCCCACGTCCCGTTCAGCGGAACGAAGGCCTCCGGCCTCGGCGGCTACAACAGCGACGACTTCCTCGATGAGGTCACAGAGAAGAAGTGGATCTCGCTCCAGCACGAGCCGCGCGACTACCCGTTCTGA